From a region of the Pongo abelii isolate AG06213 chromosome 9, NHGRI_mPonAbe1-v2.0_pri, whole genome shotgun sequence genome:
- the INS gene encoding insulin isoform X2, whose product MALWMRLLPLLALLALWGPDPAQAFVNQHLCGSHLVEALYLVCGERGFFYTPKTRREAEDLQVGQVELGGGPGAGSLQPLALEGSLQKRGIVEQCCTSICSLYQLENYCN is encoded by the exons ATGGCCCTGTGGATGCGCCTCCTGCCCCTGCTGGCGCTGCTGGCCCTCTGGGGACCTGACCCGGCCCAGGCCTTTGTGAACCAGCACCTGTGCGGCTCCCACCTGGTGGAAGCTCTCTACCTAGTGTGCGGGGAACGAGGCTTCTTCTACACACCCAAGACCCGCCGGGAGGCAGAGGACCTGCAGG TGGGGCAGGTGGAGCTGGGCGGGGGCCCTGGTGCAGGCAGCCTGCAGCCCTTGGCCCTGGAGGGGTCCCTGCAGAAGCGTGGTATCGTGGaacaatgctgtaccagcatCTGCTCCCTCTACCAGCTGGAGAACTACTGCAACTAG
- the TH gene encoding tyrosine 3-monooxygenase isoform X2, translated as MPTPDATTPQAKGFRRAVSELDAKQAEAIMSPRFIGRRQSLIEDARKEREAAVAAAAAAAPSEPGDPLEAVAFEEKEGKAVLNLLFSPRATKPSALSRAVKVFETFEAKIHHLETRPAQRLRAGGPHLEYFVRLEVPRGDLATLLSGVRQVSEDVRSPAGPKVPWFPRKVSELDKCHHLVTKFDPDLDLDHPGFSDQVYRQRRKLIAEIAFQYRHGDPIPRVEYTAEEIATWKEVYTTLKGLYATHACGEHLEAFALLERFSGYREDNIPQLEDVSRFLKERTGFQLRPVAGLLSARDFLASLAFRVFQCTQYIRHASSPMHSPEPDCCHELLGHVPMLADRTFAQFSQDIGLASLGASDEEIEKLSTLYWFTVEFGLCKQNGEVKAYGAGLLSSYGELLHCLSEEPEIRAFDPEAAAVQPYQDQTYQSVYFVSESFSDAKDKLRSYASRIQRPFSVKFDPYTLAIDVLDSPQAVRRSLEGVQDELDTLAHALSAIG; from the exons ATGCCCACCCCCGACGCTACCACGCCACAGGCCAAGGGCTTCCGCAGGGCCGTGTCTGAGCTGGATGCCAAGCAGGCAGAGGCCATCATG TCCCCGCGGTTCATTGGGCGGAGGCAGAGCCTCATCGAGGACGCCCGCAAGGAGCGGGAGGCGGCGGTGGCAGCGGCGGCCGCTGCAGCCCCCTCGGAGCCCGGGGACCCCCTGGAGGCCGTGGCCTttgaggagaaggaggggaaggcCGTGCTAAACCTGCTCTTCTCCCCGAGGGCCACCAAGCCCTCGGCGCTGTCCCGAGCTGTGAAGGTGTTTGAG ACGTTTGAAGCCAAAATCCACCATCTAGAGACCCGGCCTGCCCAGAGGCTGCGAGCTGGGGGCCCCCACCTGGAGTACTTCGTGCGCCTCGAGGTGCCCCGAGGGGACCTGGCCACCCTGCTCAGTGGTGTGCGCCAGGTGTCAGAGGACGTGCGCAGCCCTGCGGGGCCCAAGG TCCCCTGGTTCCCAAGAAAAGTGTCAGAGCTGGACAAGTGTCATCACCTGGTCACCAAGTTCGACCCTGACCTGGACTTGGACCACCCG GGCTTCTCGGACCAGGTGTACCGCCAGCGCAGGAAGCTGATTGCTGAGATCGCCTTCCAGTACAGGCA CGGCGACCCGATTCCCCGTGTGGAGTACACCGCCGAGGAGATTGCCACCTG GAAGGAGGTCTACACCACGCTGAAGGGCCTCTACGCCACGCACGCCTGCGGGGAGCACCTGGAGGCCTTTGCTTTGCTGGAGCGCTTCAGCGGCTATCGGGAAGACAATATCCCTCAGCTGGAGGACGTCTCCCGCTTCCTGAAGG AGCGCACGGGCTTCCAGCTGCGGCCTGTGGCCGGCCTGCTGTCCGCCCGGGACTTTCTGGCCAGCCTGGCCTTCCGCGTGTTCCAGTGCACCCAGTATATCCGCCACGCGTCCTCGCCCATGCACTCCCCTGAGCC GGACTGCTGCCACGAGCTGCTGGGGCACGTGCCCATGCTGGCAGACCGCACCTTCGCGCAGTTCTCGCAG GACATTGGCCTGGCGTCCCTGGGGGCCtcggatgaggaaattgagaagcTGTCCACG CTGTACTGGTTCACGGTGGAGTTTGGGCTGTGTAAGCAGAACGGGGAGGTGAAGGCCTACGGCGCAGGGCTGCTGTCCTCCTACGGGGAGCTCCTG CATTGCCTGTCTGAGGAGCCCGAGATTCGGGCCTTCGACCCTGAAGCTGCGGCCGTGCAGCCCTACCAAGACCAGACATACCAGTCAGTCTACTTCGTGTCTGAGAGCTTCAGTGACGCCAAGGACAAGCTCAG GAGCTATGCCTCACGCATCCAGCGCCCCTTCTCCGTGAAGTTCGACCCATACACGCTGGCCATCGACGTGCTGGACAGCCCCCAGGCCGTGCGGCGCTCCCTGGAGGGTGTCCAGGACGAGCTGGACACCCTTGCCCATGCGCTGAGTGCCATTGGCTAG
- the TH gene encoding tyrosine 3-monooxygenase isoform X1 gives MPTPDATTPQAKGFRRAVSELDAKQAEAIMVRGQSPRFIGRRQSLIEDARKEREAAVAAAAAAAPSEPGDPLEAVAFEEKEGKAVLNLLFSPRATKPSALSRAVKVFETFEAKIHHLETRPAQRLRAGGPHLEYFVRLEVPRGDLATLLSGVRQVSEDVRSPAGPKVPWFPRKVSELDKCHHLVTKFDPDLDLDHPGFSDQVYRQRRKLIAEIAFQYRHGDPIPRVEYTAEEIATWKEVYTTLKGLYATHACGEHLEAFALLERFSGYREDNIPQLEDVSRFLKERTGFQLRPVAGLLSARDFLASLAFRVFQCTQYIRHASSPMHSPEPDCCHELLGHVPMLADRTFAQFSQDIGLASLGASDEEIEKLSTLYWFTVEFGLCKQNGEVKAYGAGLLSSYGELLHCLSEEPEIRAFDPEAAAVQPYQDQTYQSVYFVSESFSDAKDKLRSYASRIQRPFSVKFDPYTLAIDVLDSPQAVRRSLEGVQDELDTLAHALSAIG, from the exons ATGCCCACCCCCGACGCTACCACGCCACAGGCCAAGGGCTTCCGCAGGGCCGTGTCTGAGCTGGATGCCAAGCAGGCAGAGGCCATCATGGTAAGAGGGCAG TCCCCGCGGTTCATTGGGCGGAGGCAGAGCCTCATCGAGGACGCCCGCAAGGAGCGGGAGGCGGCGGTGGCAGCGGCGGCCGCTGCAGCCCCCTCGGAGCCCGGGGACCCCCTGGAGGCCGTGGCCTttgaggagaaggaggggaaggcCGTGCTAAACCTGCTCTTCTCCCCGAGGGCCACCAAGCCCTCGGCGCTGTCCCGAGCTGTGAAGGTGTTTGAG ACGTTTGAAGCCAAAATCCACCATCTAGAGACCCGGCCTGCCCAGAGGCTGCGAGCTGGGGGCCCCCACCTGGAGTACTTCGTGCGCCTCGAGGTGCCCCGAGGGGACCTGGCCACCCTGCTCAGTGGTGTGCGCCAGGTGTCAGAGGACGTGCGCAGCCCTGCGGGGCCCAAGG TCCCCTGGTTCCCAAGAAAAGTGTCAGAGCTGGACAAGTGTCATCACCTGGTCACCAAGTTCGACCCTGACCTGGACTTGGACCACCCG GGCTTCTCGGACCAGGTGTACCGCCAGCGCAGGAAGCTGATTGCTGAGATCGCCTTCCAGTACAGGCA CGGCGACCCGATTCCCCGTGTGGAGTACACCGCCGAGGAGATTGCCACCTG GAAGGAGGTCTACACCACGCTGAAGGGCCTCTACGCCACGCACGCCTGCGGGGAGCACCTGGAGGCCTTTGCTTTGCTGGAGCGCTTCAGCGGCTATCGGGAAGACAATATCCCTCAGCTGGAGGACGTCTCCCGCTTCCTGAAGG AGCGCACGGGCTTCCAGCTGCGGCCTGTGGCCGGCCTGCTGTCCGCCCGGGACTTTCTGGCCAGCCTGGCCTTCCGCGTGTTCCAGTGCACCCAGTATATCCGCCACGCGTCCTCGCCCATGCACTCCCCTGAGCC GGACTGCTGCCACGAGCTGCTGGGGCACGTGCCCATGCTGGCAGACCGCACCTTCGCGCAGTTCTCGCAG GACATTGGCCTGGCGTCCCTGGGGGCCtcggatgaggaaattgagaagcTGTCCACG CTGTACTGGTTCACGGTGGAGTTTGGGCTGTGTAAGCAGAACGGGGAGGTGAAGGCCTACGGCGCAGGGCTGCTGTCCTCCTACGGGGAGCTCCTG CATTGCCTGTCTGAGGAGCCCGAGATTCGGGCCTTCGACCCTGAAGCTGCGGCCGTGCAGCCCTACCAAGACCAGACATACCAGTCAGTCTACTTCGTGTCTGAGAGCTTCAGTGACGCCAAGGACAAGCTCAG GAGCTATGCCTCACGCATCCAGCGCCCCTTCTCCGTGAAGTTCGACCCATACACGCTGGCCATCGACGTGCTGGACAGCCCCCAGGCCGTGCGGCGCTCCCTGGAGGGTGTCCAGGACGAGCTGGACACCCTTGCCCATGCGCTGAGTGCCATTGGCTAG
- the TH gene encoding tyrosine 3-monooxygenase isoform X3 produces MPTPDATTPQAKGFRRAVSELDAKQAEAIMVRGQGAPGPSLTGSPWPGTAAPAASYTPTPRSPRFIGRRQSLIEDARKEREAAVAAAAAAAPSEPGDPLEAVAFEEKEGKAVLNLLFSPRATKPSALSRAVKVFETFEAKIHHLETRPAQRLRAGGPHLEYFVRLEVPRGDLATLLSGVRQVSEDVRSPAGPKVPWFPRKVSELDKCHHLVTKFDPDLDLDHPGFSDQVYRQRRKLIAEIAFQYRHGDPIPRVEYTAEEIATWKEVYTTLKGLYATHACGEHLEAFALLERFSGYREDNIPQLEDVSRFLKERTGFQLRPVAGLLSARDFLASLAFRVFQCTQYIRHASSPMHSPEPDCCHELLGHVPMLADRTFAQFSQDIGLASLGASDEEIEKLSTLYWFTVEFGLCKQNGEVKAYGAGLLSSYGELLHCLSEEPEIRAFDPEAAAVQPYQDQTYQSVYFVSESFSDAKDKLRSYASRIQRPFSVKFDPYTLAIDVLDSPQAVRRSLEGVQDELDTLAHALSAIG; encoded by the exons ATGCCCACCCCCGACGCTACCACGCCACAGGCCAAGGGCTTCCGCAGGGCCGTGTCTGAGCTGGATGCCAAGCAGGCAGAGGCCATCATGGTAAGAGGGCAG GGGGCCCCGGGGCCCAGCCTCACAGGCTCTCCATGGCCTGGAACTGCAGCCCCAGCTGCATCCTACACCCCCACCCCAAGG TCCCCGCGGTTCATTGGGCGGAGGCAGAGCCTCATCGAGGACGCCCGCAAGGAGCGGGAGGCGGCGGTGGCAGCGGCGGCCGCTGCAGCCCCCTCGGAGCCCGGGGACCCCCTGGAGGCCGTGGCCTttgaggagaaggaggggaaggcCGTGCTAAACCTGCTCTTCTCCCCGAGGGCCACCAAGCCCTCGGCGCTGTCCCGAGCTGTGAAGGTGTTTGAG ACGTTTGAAGCCAAAATCCACCATCTAGAGACCCGGCCTGCCCAGAGGCTGCGAGCTGGGGGCCCCCACCTGGAGTACTTCGTGCGCCTCGAGGTGCCCCGAGGGGACCTGGCCACCCTGCTCAGTGGTGTGCGCCAGGTGTCAGAGGACGTGCGCAGCCCTGCGGGGCCCAAGG TCCCCTGGTTCCCAAGAAAAGTGTCAGAGCTGGACAAGTGTCATCACCTGGTCACCAAGTTCGACCCTGACCTGGACTTGGACCACCCG GGCTTCTCGGACCAGGTGTACCGCCAGCGCAGGAAGCTGATTGCTGAGATCGCCTTCCAGTACAGGCA CGGCGACCCGATTCCCCGTGTGGAGTACACCGCCGAGGAGATTGCCACCTG GAAGGAGGTCTACACCACGCTGAAGGGCCTCTACGCCACGCACGCCTGCGGGGAGCACCTGGAGGCCTTTGCTTTGCTGGAGCGCTTCAGCGGCTATCGGGAAGACAATATCCCTCAGCTGGAGGACGTCTCCCGCTTCCTGAAGG AGCGCACGGGCTTCCAGCTGCGGCCTGTGGCCGGCCTGCTGTCCGCCCGGGACTTTCTGGCCAGCCTGGCCTTCCGCGTGTTCCAGTGCACCCAGTATATCCGCCACGCGTCCTCGCCCATGCACTCCCCTGAGCC GGACTGCTGCCACGAGCTGCTGGGGCACGTGCCCATGCTGGCAGACCGCACCTTCGCGCAGTTCTCGCAG GACATTGGCCTGGCGTCCCTGGGGGCCtcggatgaggaaattgagaagcTGTCCACG CTGTACTGGTTCACGGTGGAGTTTGGGCTGTGTAAGCAGAACGGGGAGGTGAAGGCCTACGGCGCAGGGCTGCTGTCCTCCTACGGGGAGCTCCTG CATTGCCTGTCTGAGGAGCCCGAGATTCGGGCCTTCGACCCTGAAGCTGCGGCCGTGCAGCCCTACCAAGACCAGACATACCAGTCAGTCTACTTCGTGTCTGAGAGCTTCAGTGACGCCAAGGACAAGCTCAG GAGCTATGCCTCACGCATCCAGCGCCCCTTCTCCGTGAAGTTCGACCCATACACGCTGGCCATCGACGTGCTGGACAGCCCCCAGGCCGTGCGGCGCTCCCTGGAGGGTGTCCAGGACGAGCTGGACACCCTTGCCCATGCGCTGAGTGCCATTGGCTAG